In Vibrio sp. NTOU-M3, the following proteins share a genomic window:
- a CDS encoding molybdopterin guanine dinucleotide-containing S/N-oxide reductase, producing MTQLTRRGFLKGSGMAAGAMAFTSFSPMSVASSDKRGKGILTAGRMGPLLCEVQDGKLVSTTNALAQTVPNSLQSTGPDQVHTQARVKYPMVRKGFLNNPAAPEGVRGSDEFVRVSWDQAYQLIHEQQMRIRKENGPASVFAGSYGWRSSGVLHKAQTLLQRYMSMAGGYSGHLGDYSTGAAQIIMPHVVGSIEVYEQQTTYPMVLEHSDVVVLWGLNPINTLKTAWSSSDTKGLEFFHELKKSGKTVIAIDPIRSETIEFFGDNAQWIAPHPMTDVAMMMGIAHTLIKQGKHDVEFINKYTIGYEKFETYLLGKEDGVEKTAQWASDICGVPTKQIELLADIFSKNRTMLMAGWGMQRQQYGEQRHWMLVVLAAMLGQIGLPGGGFGFSYHYSNGGNPARDAGVLPAISASIGGGSSAGNDWAVSGAVQSFPVARIVEALENPGKSYHHNGHDLTFPDIKMIWWAGGGNFTHHQDTNRLIKAWQKPELVVISEPYWTAAAKHADIVLPITTSFERNDLTMTGDYSNQHLVPMKQVVEPQGEARSDFDVFADMAGLLGEGGREVYTESKTEMEWLYSFYKAAQKSGRSARVAMPNFSKFWEDNQLIEMKWNEKNAQFVRYADFRENPVMNPLGTPSGKIEIFSKTIEGYELEDCPAHPTWMAPTEYTGSAKQGELQLMTAHAAHRLHSQFNYAKLREQYAVANREPIWIHPEDAKARGIKSGDLVRAFNQRGQVLVGAEVTDRIKQGSVCIHEGGWPDLDKATGLCKNGGANVLTLDIPTSRLANGCAANSALVRIEKYQGPELELTAFVPPKNG from the coding sequence ATGACTCAATTAACACGTCGTGGATTCCTGAAAGGCTCAGGCATGGCTGCTGGCGCAATGGCATTTACCTCTTTCTCACCGATGTCTGTCGCAAGTTCAGACAAACGTGGCAAAGGCATTCTTACCGCAGGTCGTATGGGCCCACTGTTGTGTGAAGTGCAAGATGGAAAACTGGTTTCGACCACCAATGCATTGGCACAAACGGTTCCAAACAGCCTGCAGAGTACTGGCCCTGATCAGGTTCATACTCAAGCTCGCGTAAAATACCCAATGGTGCGCAAAGGCTTTTTGAACAACCCTGCCGCACCTGAAGGCGTGCGTGGCAGTGACGAGTTTGTTCGCGTAAGTTGGGATCAAGCATATCAACTGATCCACGAGCAACAGATGCGCATCCGTAAAGAAAACGGCCCAGCGTCTGTCTTTGCCGGATCTTACGGTTGGCGCTCGAGTGGTGTGCTCCATAAAGCTCAAACGCTGTTACAACGCTACATGAGTATGGCGGGCGGCTATTCTGGTCACCTTGGGGATTACTCGACTGGTGCGGCGCAGATCATCATGCCGCACGTGGTTGGCTCTATCGAAGTGTATGAGCAACAAACCACCTACCCTATGGTGCTGGAGCACAGTGATGTTGTTGTTCTTTGGGGTCTGAACCCAATTAACACGCTAAAAACTGCGTGGAGTTCGAGCGATACTAAGGGCTTAGAGTTCTTCCATGAGTTGAAGAAATCTGGCAAGACGGTTATTGCTATCGATCCGATTCGCTCAGAAACCATCGAGTTCTTTGGTGACAATGCACAGTGGATTGCACCGCACCCAATGACTGACGTTGCCATGATGATGGGTATCGCGCACACCTTAATCAAGCAAGGCAAACACGATGTTGAGTTCATCAACAAGTACACCATTGGCTACGAAAAGTTTGAAACTTACCTACTGGGTAAAGAAGATGGCGTAGAAAAAACCGCACAATGGGCCTCTGACATTTGTGGCGTTCCAACAAAACAAATTGAGCTGCTGGCTGACATTTTCAGTAAAAACCGCACTATGCTGATGGCAGGTTGGGGTATGCAGCGTCAGCAATATGGTGAGCAACGTCACTGGATGCTAGTGGTGCTCGCTGCCATGTTGGGTCAAATTGGCCTACCGGGCGGTGGTTTTGGTTTCTCATACCACTACTCTAACGGTGGTAACCCTGCACGTGATGCGGGTGTGCTGCCTGCAATTTCAGCTTCAATTGGCGGTGGTTCATCTGCAGGTAACGACTGGGCTGTGTCTGGCGCAGTACAAAGCTTCCCAGTTGCACGTATCGTTGAAGCACTGGAGAACCCGGGTAAGTCATACCACCATAACGGCCATGATCTGACCTTCCCAGACATTAAAATGATCTGGTGGGCTGGTGGCGGTAACTTTACCCACCACCAAGACACTAACCGCTTGATCAAAGCGTGGCAAAAACCAGAATTGGTTGTCATTTCAGAACCGTACTGGACAGCCGCTGCAAAACACGCGGATATCGTGTTGCCAATCACCACCTCGTTTGAGCGTAACGATTTGACCATGACTGGCGACTACAGTAATCAGCACTTAGTGCCGATGAAACAAGTGGTCGAGCCGCAAGGTGAAGCTCGCAGCGACTTTGATGTTTTCGCTGACATGGCGGGCTTGCTTGGCGAAGGTGGCCGTGAGGTGTACACCGAAAGCAAAACAGAGATGGAGTGGCTTTACAGCTTCTACAAAGCGGCGCAAAAGAGTGGCCGCTCTGCACGCGTTGCAATGCCAAACTTCAGCAAGTTCTGGGAAGACAATCAGCTTATCGAAATGAAGTGGAACGAGAAAAATGCCCAGTTTGTGCGTTACGCTGACTTCCGTGAAAATCCAGTGATGAACCCACTAGGCACACCAAGTGGCAAAATTGAAATCTTCTCGAAAACCATCGAAGGTTACGAACTGGAGGATTGCCCTGCGCACCCAACGTGGATGGCACCAACGGAATACACCGGAAGTGCAAAACAAGGCGAACTGCAATTGATGACAGCTCATGCGGCTCATCGCCTGCATAGCCAGTTCAACTACGCTAAATTACGCGAGCAATATGCTGTGGCGAATCGTGAGCCTATCTGGATTCATCCAGAAGACGCCAAAGCACGTGGCATTAAAAGTGGTGATTTGGTTCGTGCATTCAACCAACGTGGTCAAGTACTGGTTGGCGCTGAAGTCACAGACCGCATCAAACAAGGTTCTGTTTGTATCCACGAAGGTGGCTGGCCGGATCTAGACAAAGCGACTGGCCTGTGTAAAAACGGCGGTGCTAACGTCTTAACTCTGGACATTCCAACCTCACGCCTTGCCAATGGCTGTGCGGCAAACTCAGCGCTGGTACGCATTGAAAAGTACCAAGGCCCTGAGCTAGAGCTAACGGCATTTGTTCCACCTAAGAACGGTTAA
- a CDS encoding NapC/NirT family cytochrome c yields the protein MSIKKRYIALVAAAGMGIGWLTLGGTAAVMHYTSDTEFCVSCHSMDIPYKEYQGSVHFSNAKGIRAECSDCHIPSDPMDYLITKVRASKDIYHEFVTGKIDTPEKYEAHRKELAETVWQQFRENDSATCRSCHDFGAMEQFEQSADAAKMHQYAKDNDQTCIDCHKGVAHFAPEAELDSKAFDTLMAFTKQTAADAKVVYPATAIDMGELGTINPTTELKVVSANGDERTVELDAYQMKGAEQVLYMDLGKRSIVATLTEQGQKALNAGEFEADAYGNEWRPVTLTAQINQPVLDDLEPVWTYAQELDNVYCSTCHAKIPANHFTVNAWGPVAKAMGERTDIADENLEILTKFFQHHAKDVVGH from the coding sequence ATGTCAATAAAAAAACGCTATATCGCACTGGTAGCGGCCGCTGGTATGGGTATCGGCTGGCTGACCCTAGGCGGCACCGCCGCTGTAATGCACTACACATCAGATACCGAGTTCTGTGTATCTTGTCACTCAATGGACATCCCGTATAAGGAATATCAGGGCTCTGTTCACTTTAGTAATGCGAAGGGTATCCGTGCAGAATGTTCAGACTGCCACATCCCATCGGATCCGATGGATTACCTCATTACAAAAGTAAGAGCATCAAAAGACATCTACCACGAGTTCGTTACTGGCAAGATCGATACGCCAGAAAAATACGAAGCTCATCGTAAAGAGCTTGCTGAAACGGTTTGGCAACAGTTCCGCGAAAACGACTCTGCAACGTGTCGTTCATGCCACGACTTTGGCGCCATGGAACAGTTTGAACAATCAGCAGATGCTGCGAAGATGCACCAATACGCAAAAGACAACGATCAAACCTGTATCGATTGTCACAAAGGTGTGGCTCACTTCGCTCCAGAAGCCGAGCTAGACAGCAAAGCATTCGACACCTTAATGGCGTTCACTAAACAAACCGCAGCTGACGCTAAAGTTGTTTATCCAGCGACGGCCATCGATATGGGTGAACTGGGCACCATCAATCCAACAACGGAACTGAAAGTGGTAAGTGCCAATGGTGATGAACGCACTGTCGAACTAGACGCGTACCAAATGAAAGGTGCAGAACAAGTGCTGTACATGGATCTGGGTAAACGCTCAATCGTTGCAACTCTGACCGAGCAAGGTCAAAAAGCGCTGAATGCTGGTGAATTCGAAGCTGATGCTTATGGCAATGAATGGCGTCCAGTAACACTGACTGCGCAAATTAATCAGCCTGTACTGGATGATCTAGAGCCAGTTTGGACTTACGCACAAGAGCTGGACAACGTTTACTGTTCAACCTGTCACGCTAAGATCCCAGCCAATCACTTCACAGTGAATGCATGGGGCCCGGTTGCGAAAGCTATGGGTGAACGCACCGATATTGCCGATGAGAACCTAGAGATTCTTACCAAGTTCTTCCAGCACCACGCAAAAGATGTGGTTGGTCACTAA
- a CDS encoding Gfo/Idh/MocA family protein — MKIGIIGLGDIAQKAYLPVMTQLGQVQPVFCTRDPNTLAALSRQYRCEQICQDYKQLLTMNVDAVMIHAATSIHFELASFFLRNGIPTFVDKPLADSAEQVETLYQLAQQHHQPLYVGFNRRHIPLYNQYIPELAQGQVGALRALRWEKHRFDLPGDLRTFIFDDFIHPLDSINLGAKADLQDVYITHQKCGEQLARLDVQWQVSETLLHASMNRQFGITTERVSASYENRALEFDSFVAGCEWQQNTKRQLALKDWTPMLTSKGFDTMIHDWIRVVEQGKLAQSVMERNIASHRLAESVFERVVKQFN; from the coding sequence ATGAAAATTGGAATTATTGGCTTAGGCGATATTGCACAGAAGGCTTATCTACCAGTTATGACGCAACTGGGTCAGGTACAGCCAGTATTTTGTACTCGCGATCCCAACACCTTAGCTGCGTTGAGTCGCCAGTATCGCTGTGAACAGATTTGTCAGGACTACAAACAATTGCTGACGATGAATGTTGATGCGGTGATGATCCACGCGGCAACCAGCATCCATTTTGAGCTGGCTTCTTTTTTCCTTAGAAATGGCATCCCTACTTTTGTTGATAAGCCGCTGGCTGATAGCGCAGAACAAGTAGAAACGCTGTATCAACTGGCACAGCAACATCATCAGCCACTGTATGTTGGGTTCAATCGACGCCATATTCCTCTGTACAATCAATACATTCCTGAATTGGCACAAGGGCAGGTGGGAGCGCTACGTGCATTACGCTGGGAAAAACATCGTTTTGATTTGCCGGGTGATTTGCGTACGTTTATTTTTGATGACTTCATCCATCCGTTGGACAGCATTAACCTCGGTGCAAAAGCCGATCTTCAAGATGTGTACATCACACATCAAAAATGCGGAGAACAACTCGCTCGCTTGGATGTGCAGTGGCAGGTCAGTGAGACCTTGTTACACGCGTCAATGAATCGCCAATTTGGTATAACGACAGAGCGTGTGTCTGCCAGCTATGAAAATCGGGCGTTGGAATTTGATTCGTTTGTAGCGGGTTGTGAATGGCAGCAAAATACAAAACGTCAGCTAGCGCTGAAAGACTGGACTCCTATGCTGACCAGTAAAGGCTTTGACACCATGATCCATGACTGGATTCGAGTGGTCGAGCAAGGGAAGCTTGCCCAATCGGTAATGGAGCGGAATATTGCTTCCCATCGTCTTGCTGAATCTGTCTTTGAACGCGTGGTAAAGCAGTTCAACTAA
- a CDS encoding trimethylamine-N-oxide reductase 2, whose protein sequence is MKDITTTRRGFLKGTGMTAGALAFTSLTPLTVNASNKRGSGVLTAGRMGPLLCEVKEGTLVSTTNALAQTVPNSLQSTGPDQVYTKARVKYPMVRKGFLANPSKPQGTRGDDEFVRISWDDAYKLIHEQHMRIRKENSAEAIFAGSYGWRSSGVLHKAQTLLQRYMSMAGGYSGHLGDYSTGAAQVIMPHVMGSIEVYEQQTTHPMVLENSDVVVFWGINPLNTLKIAWTSTDCTGLEFFHQLKKSGKTIIAIDPMRSETIDFFEDKVEWIAPNPMTDVALMLGIAHSLVKKGKHDQAFLTKYTTGYDKFEAYLLGQSDGVEKTPQWAEKITGVPAKQMEMLAEIFSSNRTMLMAGWGIQRQQFGEQRHWMLVTLAAMLGQIGLPGGGFGLSYHYSNGGNPTRDAGVLPAISASIGGGSSAGNDWAVSGAVNSFPVARIVEALENPGKAYKHNGHDLTFPDIKMIWWAGGGNFTHHQDTNRLIKAWQKPELVVISEIYWTAAAKHADVVLPITTSFERNDLTMTGDYSNQHLVPMKQMVEPQGEARNDFDVFADMAEMLKAGGRDVFTESKTEMDWLKGFYSAAQKGGRAARVRMPKFGKFWDDNQLIEMKFNKKAAQFVRHADFRKDPILNPLGTPSGKIEIYSKTIEGYQLDDCPPHPTWLEPTEYTGNAKQGELQLMTAHAAHRLHSQFNYAKLREQYAIADREPVTIHTEDAKSRGIKQGDLVRVFNGRGQVLAGALVTDGIKQGSVCIHEGGWPDLDKKTGLCKNGGANVLTLDIPTSRLANGCAANSSLVKVEKYEGAPLELTAFVPPKNG, encoded by the coding sequence ATGAAAGATATTACGACCACGAGACGAGGTTTCCTGAAAGGAACGGGGATGACTGCTGGGGCATTAGCCTTTACCTCCCTCACGCCGCTAACTGTCAACGCGTCTAACAAACGGGGATCAGGTGTACTGACTGCTGGCCGAATGGGGCCACTGTTATGTGAAGTAAAAGAGGGTACGCTCGTTTCAACCACCAATGCGCTGGCCCAAACCGTCCCTAATAGTTTGCAAAGCACTGGGCCAGATCAAGTGTACACAAAAGCACGGGTCAAATATCCCATGGTGCGCAAAGGCTTCCTCGCCAACCCTAGTAAGCCGCAAGGTACCCGTGGAGACGACGAATTTGTGCGTATCTCTTGGGATGACGCATACAAACTCATCCATGAGCAGCATATGCGAATCCGTAAAGAAAACAGTGCCGAGGCCATTTTTGCAGGATCTTACGGCTGGCGTTCCAGCGGTGTACTTCACAAAGCACAAACCCTTTTACAGCGTTACATGAGTATGGCTGGCGGTTATTCCGGTCACTTAGGCGATTACTCTACGGGGGCTGCGCAAGTGATCATGCCTCATGTTATGGGTTCCATCGAGGTTTATGAGCAACAAACCACCCATCCTATGGTGCTGGAAAACAGCGATGTCGTTGTTTTTTGGGGCATTAACCCTCTCAATACACTCAAAATTGCTTGGACATCAACCGACTGCACTGGCCTAGAGTTTTTCCATCAGCTGAAAAAATCAGGCAAAACTATTATCGCCATTGACCCAATGCGCTCTGAAACTATTGATTTCTTTGAAGATAAAGTGGAATGGATTGCGCCAAACCCAATGACAGACGTCGCGCTTATGCTGGGTATTGCCCATTCACTGGTTAAAAAAGGTAAGCACGACCAAGCCTTCCTCACTAAGTACACCACCGGCTACGACAAGTTTGAAGCTTACTTACTGGGGCAGTCTGATGGTGTTGAGAAAACACCACAGTGGGCAGAAAAAATCACTGGCGTACCTGCTAAACAGATGGAAATGTTGGCAGAGATCTTCAGCAGTAATCGCACCATGTTGATGGCTGGTTGGGGTATTCAACGTCAACAGTTTGGTGAGCAGCGCCACTGGATGCTGGTAACACTAGCGGCCATGCTTGGACAAATCGGTTTACCGGGTGGCGGCTTTGGTCTGTCATATCACTACTCTAACGGCGGTAACCCAACTCGAGATGCAGGTGTGTTACCTGCGATATCTGCCTCTATCGGTGGTGGTTCATCTGCCGGGAATGACTGGGCGGTTTCAGGAGCGGTTAACAGCTTCCCTGTCGCACGTATTGTTGAAGCGCTGGAGAACCCGGGTAAAGCCTACAAACACAATGGCCATGATCTTACCTTCCCTGATATTAAGATGATCTGGTGGGCTGGCGGTGGCAACTTTACGCATCACCAAGACACTAACCGTTTGATCAAAGCGTGGCAAAAGCCTGAACTGGTTGTGATTTCTGAGATCTACTGGACGGCAGCAGCCAAACACGCCGATGTGGTTTTACCAATCACGACATCCTTTGAGCGTAACGATCTCACCATGACCGGTGACTACAGTAACCAACACTTAGTACCGATGAAACAAATGGTGGAACCGCAAGGCGAAGCGCGTAACGACTTTGATGTCTTTGCTGATATGGCAGAAATGCTAAAAGCTGGCGGCCGTGATGTGTTTACTGAAAGCAAAACAGAGATGGACTGGCTCAAAGGATTTTACTCAGCGGCACAAAAAGGTGGCCGAGCGGCGCGAGTCCGTATGCCGAAATTTGGTAAGTTCTGGGATGATAACCAACTGATTGAGATGAAGTTTAATAAGAAAGCTGCTCAGTTTGTTCGCCATGCCGATTTCAGAAAAGATCCGATCTTAAATCCACTCGGAACCCCAAGTGGCAAAATCGAGATCTATTCGAAAACCATCGAAGGTTATCAACTTGACGACTGTCCACCACACCCCACTTGGTTAGAGCCAACTGAATACACTGGCAATGCCAAACAAGGCGAATTGCAGCTGATGACGGCGCACGCAGCGCACCGTTTACACAGCCAGTTCAACTACGCCAAGTTGCGTGAGCAATATGCGATTGCCGATCGCGAACCTGTCACCATTCACACTGAAGATGCGAAGTCCCGAGGCATTAAGCAAGGCGATTTAGTGCGTGTCTTTAATGGTCGTGGACAAGTTTTGGCAGGGGCATTGGTCACAGACGGAATCAAGCAAGGCTCAGTCTGTATCCATGAAGGTGGCTGGCCAGATTTGGATAAGAAAACCGGTTTGTGTAAAAACGGCGGGGCAAATGTGCTGACATTGGACATTCCAACTTCACGCCTAGCAAACGGCTGTGCAGCCAATTCATCACTTGTCAAAGTCGAGAAGTATGAAGGGGCACCACTTGAGTTAACCGCATTTGTTCCACCGAAAAACGGCTAA
- a CDS encoding NapC/NirT family cytochrome c yields the protein MTIKKRNLVLLVLTGVAIGWFTLGGSATVMNYTSKTEFCLSCHSMSIPYEEYQGSIHFSNAKGIRAECADCHIPSQPIDYLVTKIRASKDIFHEYVTGKIDTEEKYEQHRIAMAETVWEQLRANDSATCRSCHTFDAMDNYEQSEDAAKMHEYAQKNQQTCIDCHKGVAHFAPEPEMDSEAYDNLIAFTQNTSPDATFVYPIEPVTIDDIGTINPTTQLKVLANEQGKRKIELSAYQMKGAEQVLYLDKGKRAIVAMLSEQGQAGLEVGQFETDDYDNQWRTAKLTTEIDAPVLDSQQPIWDYTEQLDTVYCSTCHAKIPANHYTVNAWGPVAKGMGERTDISAADLELLTKFFQNHAKDVAGH from the coding sequence ATGACAATAAAAAAAAGAAATCTCGTATTACTGGTGCTAACTGGTGTTGCTATTGGCTGGTTTACACTTGGAGGCAGTGCCACGGTCATGAACTACACTTCCAAAACCGAATTTTGCCTGTCGTGCCACTCTATGAGCATTCCTTACGAGGAATATCAGGGCTCTATTCACTTTAGCAATGCGAAAGGCATCCGGGCTGAATGCGCCGACTGCCATATTCCCTCCCAACCCATCGATTATCTCGTCACTAAAATCCGCGCTTCAAAAGACATATTCCACGAATACGTTACGGGAAAAATCGACACGGAAGAAAAATATGAACAACACCGCATCGCAATGGCGGAAACCGTATGGGAACAATTGCGCGCCAATGACTCAGCAACATGCCGTTCTTGCCACACCTTTGATGCGATGGATAACTACGAGCAATCAGAAGATGCCGCAAAAATGCATGAGTACGCACAGAAAAATCAGCAAACCTGTATCGACTGCCACAAAGGGGTGGCACATTTCGCTCCAGAACCAGAAATGGACAGCGAAGCGTACGATAACTTAATTGCTTTCACCCAAAATACATCCCCTGACGCGACATTCGTGTATCCAATCGAGCCCGTAACCATTGATGACATCGGAACCATCAATCCAACCACCCAGCTCAAAGTACTCGCCAATGAGCAAGGTAAACGAAAAATAGAACTTAGCGCCTATCAAATGAAAGGGGCCGAACAAGTTCTTTATTTAGACAAAGGAAAGCGTGCCATTGTGGCAATGCTCAGTGAACAAGGGCAAGCCGGGTTGGAGGTCGGACAGTTTGAGACTGATGACTACGACAACCAATGGCGCACAGCCAAACTTACCACTGAAATTGATGCTCCAGTACTGGACTCTCAACAACCGATTTGGGATTACACCGAACAGTTAGACACCGTGTACTGCTCAACCTGTCACGCGAAAATTCCTGCCAATCACTACACCGTCAATGCTTGGGGTCCTGTTGCAAAAGGAATGGGTGAACGAACGGATATTTCTGCTGCCGATCTTGAACTATTGACCAAGTTTTTCCAGAACCACGCGAAAGACGTGGCTGGCCACTAA